The genomic segment gttatcatacgtttcaaaatgatcattttcctcacgtttcaaaagagaatcgcagatgtcaaacgctcagtgagatgaatttctttgagtcatgtggtacccaaatatcgagcttactaatgtatctaagtcgttttaaatggttttcaacactcgatttcgatacgttaagattctcagcaatctctcgtgtcgttaaacgccgattggaatcgatcggtgcctttattttgtcatcatcaatttcgattggccttcctgagcgtggtgcatctttcacattaaaatcccagatcgaaatttagtaaaccaattttgacactgccgcagttttaaagcatcttcgccatatattgggttggcaaaaagtaattgcgttttttttatataaataaaaggcgaattttcatgggaaacaaaaactttattaaacaatatattgtccattttgtttgactattttttgccatttttcaggcaacttcatgattccgcgctcaaaaaagttcttatctttttcagcaaaaaacaattccaacaacgatttcatatcctcgtcagcagtcaaggttttaccattcaaggcgttttgcaaagaacgaaacgaatggtaatctgatggtgccaggtctggcgaatataatggatgtggtaacacaatcccatccaagctgcaacaattttcacgagtgaccaaacttgtacgtggtctagcgttatcatggtgaaacgcaacacctttgcgattcaccaattctcgacgtttctgtttgatggcatcatttaatttatccgggtgacgacagtatacgtctgaaataatggtttgattccttgcaagcagctcaaaatacagaatacctttaaagtcccaccagactgacagcataatctttctttggtgaatatctgcttttcaagtgctttcagcaggttcattacgcttgctccacggtctttttcgtttgatgttgtagacgatcgatttttcgtcgcctgttatcatacgtttcaaaagtgaatcattttcctcacgtttcaaaagagaatcgcagatgtcaatacgctcagtgagatgaatttctttgagctcatgtggtacccaaatatcgagcttactaatgtatccaagtcgttttaaatggttttcaacactcgatttcgatacgttaagattctcagcaatctctcgcgtcgttaaacgccgattcgaatcgatcagtgcctttattttgtcatcatcaatttcgattggccttcctgagcgtggtgcatctttcacattaaaatctccagatcgaaatttagtaaacgaattttgacactgccgcagttttaaagcatcttcgccatatattgggttggccaaaaagtaattgcgttttttttatataaataaaaggcgaatttttcatgggaaacaaaaactttcttaaacaatatattgtccattttgtttgactattttttgccatttttcaggcaacttcatgattccgcgctcaaaaaagttcttatctttttcagcaaaaaacaattccaacaacgatttcatatcctcgtcagcagtcaaggttttaccattcaaggcgttttgcaaagaacgaaacgaatggtaatctgatggtgccaggtctggcgaatatggtggatgtggtaacacgtcccatccaagctgcaacaatttttcacgagtgaccaaacttgtacgtggtctagcgttatcatggtgaaacgcaacacctttgcgattcaccaattctcgacgtttctgtttgatggcatcatttaatttatccagttgacgacagtatacgtctgaattaatggtttgattccttgcaagcagctcaaaatacacaatacctttaaagtcccaccagactgacaacataatctttctttggtgaatatctgcttttcaagtgctttcagcaggttcattacgcttgctccacggtctttttcgtttgatgttgtagacgatcgatttttcgtcgcctgttatcatacgtttcaaaagtgaatcattttcctcacgtttcaaaagagaatcgcagatgtcaatacgctcagtgagatgaatttctttgagttcatgtggtacccaaatatcgagcttactaatgtatccaagtcgtttaaatggttttcaacactcgatttcgatacgttaagattctcagcaatctctcgtgtcgttaaacgccgattggaatcgatcggtgcctttattttgccatcatcaatttcgattggccttcttcctgagcgtggtgcatctttcacattaaaatctgcagatcgaaatttagtaaacgaattttgacactgccgcagttttaaagcatcttcgccatatattgggttggccaaaaagtaattgcgttttttttatataaataaaaggcgaatttttcatgggaaacaaaaactttattaaacaatatattgtccattttgtttgactattttttgccatttttcaggcaacttcatgattccgcgctcaaaaaagttcttatctttttcagcaaaaaacaattccaacaacgatttcatatcctcgtcagcagtcaaggttttaccattcaaggcgttttgcaaagaacgaaacgaatggtaatctgatggtgccaggtctggcgaatatggtggatgtggtaacacgtcccatccaagctgcaacaatttttcacgagtgaccaaacttgtacgtggtctagcgttatcatggtgaaacgcaacacctttgcgattcaccaattctcgacgtttctgtttgatggcatcatttaatttatccgggtgacgacagtatacgtctgaattaatggtttgattccttgcaagcagctcaaaatacacaatacctttaaagtcccaccagactgacaacataatctttctttggtgaatatctgcttttcaagtgctttcagcaggttcatcacgcttgctccacggtctttttcgtttgatgttgtagacgatcgatttttcgtcgcctgttatcatacgtttcaaaagtgaatcattttcctcacgtttcaaaagaaaatcgcagatgtcaatacgctcagtgagatgaatttctttgagctcatgtggtacccaaatatcgagcttactaatgatGTATctaagtcgttttaaatggttttcaacactcgatttcgatacgttaagattctcagcaatctctcgtgtcgttaaacgccgattggaatcgatcggtgcctttattttgtcatcatcaatttcgattggccttcttcctgagcgtggtgcatctttcacattaaaatctccagatcgaaatttagtaacccaattttgacactgccgcagttttaaagcatcttcgccatatattgggttggccaaaaagtaattgcgttttttttatataaataaaaggcgaatttttcatgggaaacaaaaactttattaaacaatatattgtccattttgtttgactattttttgccatttttcaggcaacttcatgattccgcgctcaaaaaagttcttatctttttcagcaaaaaacaattccaacaacgatttcatatcctcgtcagcagtcaaggttttaccattcaaggcgttttgcaaagaacgaaacgaatggtaatctgatggtgccaggtctggcgaatataatggatgtggtaacacaatcccatccaagctgcaacaatttttcacgagtgaccaaacttgtacgtggtctagcgttatcatggtgaaacgcaacacctttgcgattcaccaattctcgacgtttctgtttgatggcatcatttaatttatccgggtgacgacagtatacgtctgaattaatggtttgattccttgcaagcagctcaaaatacacaatacctttaaagtcccaccagactgacagcataatctttctttggtgaatatctgcttttcaagtgctttcagcaggttcatcacgcttgctccacggtctttttcgtttgatgttgtagacgatcgatttttcgtcgcctgttatcatacgtttcaaaagtgaatcattttcctcacgtttcaaaagagaatcgcagatgtcaacacgctcagtgagatgaatttctttgagttcatgtggtacccaaatatcgagcttactaatgatGTATctaagtcgttttaaatggttttcaacactcgatttcgatacgttaagattctcagcaatctctcgtgtcgttaaacgccgattggaatcgatcggtgcctttattttgtcatcatcaatttcgattggccttcttcctgagcgtggtgcatctttcacattaaaatctccagatcgaaatttagtaacccaattttgacactgccgcagttttaaagcatcttcgccatatacatgacataactttttacgagcttgcacagcgtttttcccttttcggaagtaataaaacaaaatatgaggaaaatgttctttttgattttccattttgaaatcgacggcaaagaaacaattgttaacgaaatcgtgtactttctttttgtaaaagaagcttgaactgtgagttgttaacctacataatgaatttgcggtttagaatgaagttagttacgtttcaagacatgtatgtccatctattggaaaaaaacgcaattactttttggccaacccaatagtttgTGTCATAACTATTTGTATACATATCCGACGTGAAGAATTGAACCTTTCATTACTGGAGCAACAGTGAAACATACATAATGATACGTTACAGCGTACATTCATCAACTATTGTTTATGCATGAAGTACAGACATTAATCAGAGGAGCTAGTTAATAACATATTGCATTCACAGCTAAATTTGCACCGTTAATTACGAGTCACGCGAAGTCctcttgtaaaataaaaagcagAACTGATGTATGAAATGCGGCAATCAGCTGTTAAGTAACGCATTCATATTAATTCATGCATGCACATGAAACGATGCTAACATGCCAAACGCCCACGTACTCCAATGATGCATAAACGCCAAACTACAATGAGAATATCGAGTTGAATAATCGgaggaagggaaagaaaaTCATCTGAGATACAACTGTAAGAACTGCAATAAGGGATAATAACTGCAATAAGGGACAAATTCTACTGTCTCGCAAGCTACGACTTAAATCGCGTCACGCTCCGAATCGGTTTGCACACGTGTGCGGCGAGGGTTTTCCAGCATCGGTTTTTCAAAAACGAACCATGCCATTCCCTAGATTATTGATCGCGAATTAATGGAGCGTCTGGAGAAGCCTCTCGAGTCCTTACTCTCGGATGCGTTGCAGTTGCAGAAAGTTTTTGATGGGCGCCGTGACAAGCTGGCGGAGGCAAGCACCGTCCATGACGTTAGGTCGATGATGAGAAGGGATGAGCTGACAGCAAGATGATCACTTGTGTCTACGTGCGTCTCGACGCGACGCGCCAAGTACTCGAATTTACCACGTGAACGGAGCTATTAACAGCACCGCAGCGGCTGCCGAACGAGCTGTGCCTGTGCCTTCCATCGATGCATGTCGATCGACTTGTAATTCACGTGCGGGCAGTCGATTCACCTCCACGAGCAGCCGGACCGGTCCCGCCGTGGCCAGCCGCCCCGGAGAAGTCGCCAAACGCGCCCGAAACAGCTGACCTCGCAAGGACACTCGACCGCGCCGATCTGCCCTCGCTTGTGTCACTGCCTGTCAAGTCGATTCTGATCTTCTTTTATATCACGATCGGAACGGCATCTTTGACGTGCGAGATGAATTTCACCGCGCACGCGCGAGGCATGGATAAAAGTAACTAGAAGTGCACTTTTTGCACGGAAGAGGATTTGCTCTAGGTCCGATTCCTCGCCGCCAGTGGCGCTGAAAGTTAACCTCTCTTTCTTCAGAGAATCCGTTGCTACTGCGCGGCACGATGAAGGCCAAGGGAGACGTGAgtactttttgtaaattttatgcaCAATTTAACTACGATTCACATCGCGGCTTTCTCTCTTGTCCAGAACATTGGATATTCGAGCAGGActtgatgaaaataattaataaaagcttGATTTGAAACGTTGGCGCTGCATAACCTAGAAACATGCTTGCTAACACATGTTCGCACAACTGCCTAGCTATAATGAACCTGATGATGATCGTAgcatttcctttttctttctagtTGAAGGAATACGAGGTAGTAGGGCGCAAGCTCCCTACCGAGAAGGAGAAAACCACACCTTTGTATAAAATGAGGATATTTGCGCCTGACGCTATTGTGGCCAAGTCCAGGTTTTGGTACTTCTTGCGTCAGttgaaaaagtttaaaaagtcCACTGGAGAGATTGTGTCACTCAAACAGGTGTGCATGCTATATCTCTTGACGTAAACAGCGTAACTTTATCATTTACGcgtgtttaataattaaagtatcaCGATTTCAGATTCCAGAGAAGACTCCGATGAAGATCAAGAATTTTGGTATCTGGCTGAGATACGATTCCCGATCCGGAACGCATAATATGTACAGGGAATATCGGGATCTCTCAGTGAGCGGCGCTGTAACGCAGTGCTACAGGGACATGGGTGCCCGTCATCGCGCGCGGGCTCACTCGATACAAATAATCAAGGTTGAGATTGTGAAGGCTGTGAATTGCCGTAGGCCTCAAGTGAAACAGTTTCACGATTCCAAGATCAAGTTCCCGTTGCCTAAACGCATTCATCATAGAAATCGCATGCCACTGTTCAGTGTACGAAAGCCACGCACCTACTTCCTTTAGATACCACGAACAGTGTTTTATACTTTAACACTGGAAgtgtacaaaaaataaaagagtatTCATGATTAGCTTTTtttatttggagaacattcgCCATGGCAGAACGGATAAATAACGTTTCTTTTCGATCGTACTAGtccaatttttaatgaaagacGATAAAGGCTCAAAGTGGATTTTCTTAAAATCAATtagattcttttattaatattccgaGCAAAGAAGTGGAATTAATATTCCACTACGAGCCCTAActatttttaagtaaaaatgaCACTAGCATTCGGTAATTATTCAGGAATTAAACTTGGACTTATTTCCAGCAGTAGataagagatattttattttcatgtcaAAACCGTAAGTGCAAAGTTAAAACAAGCTTATTCTTCTATTGCCAAGTAACACGCAAAACGTGAAGAGGAGACTTTAACGTTTGTGCATGGCGTTTAAgtgtataaatatcatacCGCATAAAAAACATgagaattgtttttttttcgaaataattaatcCAAAGTCAACAGAtgtcatttatataaaagtatgaaAGTCGATGatgctataattatatacaacattTCAATCGTGAGCATGATATCGATAAACAAATGTACAATCACAAATTCATTGACAAGTAACAATTCTCCCACGAGGATGATAGAAAGAGACgaatccttttcttttctaatcACTTGCAGTTCTATTATCCAAGGTGTCCGTAAATAATGCAGTACGCAACTGGAAAGGAAATTAGAACATTTAACACGTATCGTGCATTAATGTGATGTGATTCGTGATAACTTACGTTCTCCTTATCCTTATTTTGACACTGTTCCGGATTACAGTTGCAATTGTTACAAGTGATACCGTTCTTACGACATGAACACATTCGCGTAGCGCACTTCGTTTTACAGGCACATTTTATCTCGTTGGGTTCGATTTTAAAAGTTAATCGTTGTACTGAGAGTTTCGATTTGTTCTATACGAAaagacaattatttaaataaaataaagaccACAACTTTTCGACATATAACgtatttatgaaaaagattATACAATCAAGACATTAGCATCATTAcctgcaacttttgtatgCGATTGTAGAGCGGTGTTTTCTTCCAATCGGGGTCTTTATCAATATCATCTTCTATCGTTAAACTATCCTCATGCACTGGGTATGCATCCTcaagaaaaattgtttcatttttcgtttttcttttcttaggTAGTGATACGTTCTCATTACTCGAGTTTTTTTCAGTCAAAAcctaaaataacaataatgacGTAACAGTGACAATATCACATCTTTatcaatatcataaaatatttgtcttcgactttcttttcttcagtGTCAACTGCTTCATTTAATTACCTGCTTATTCGATTTTATTGACATTTCAGCATCGCTGGAAGACGCACCAGATACATTTTGCGAAGAAGTTTTgttctccttttcctttttctggCATTCTTCTAATTGTATTTCCAAGTTCTGATATTTCTCCTTAAATGCAAATTGAGTTGCTTAGTAATTAATTAGGAAGTTTACGtagtatgtataaatttatataatataccaACTTTAAGCGCATTGTACTTGTAACACTGTTGTTTCCTCTCTTGTGCGATTAGGCGGAATGCCGTTTCAAACGCCATTCTGGCATCGGCCACGGAGTGAATTACATTCCATCTGGTATTCGCTCTATTCtctaaaaacaaatttattagtGCAGTTAACATATCAAATGTACAATTGTAAATGATCTTAGATATACTTACCCTGATCCGATTCCAGAATTTTTTGTTGCAGATCTGCTATTTGTGCGTTACGCAGCTCCAAGAATTCGTTGATAGTCGCGAGCTCCTCTTCATTTGGCCCATGTTCTTTAAGTTGCTCCAACTGATGTACCAAGCAGGCTCTATCCTGCATCAGTCTCTCGAGGGAATGATCTGCTTCTATAGTTGCCATTAACACTTCCAACTCCTGAGCCACCCACGTTTTAATCTGCTCCTTGTCGTTGGCCTTTCTCTCTTGCCGCTGCTGCGCTTTCTTCTGCATCTCTAACGCACCCTGCACACAAATAATCCAGATTAACACCCGTAATAGCGTAGGTGCGTGTAGAAGAAATTCAAATAGCAAGCACAGTCGCGAAGGAGATCCCATCATCGGCAGCTTCTGCGAAAGCGGAGGCGAAAGCAAATATTAAGACGTACCTTTAACCGTTTGTTCACAGCGAACGCTTCCTCCATTTTCCTCTTGAAAACGTTCTGCTGCTTGTTATGCTGTATCTTCATCCGTACCATTTCAAAATCGCGCTTACGGTCCTGCATTCTCAATCGATTGATCTCCTTTTCCTTCGACTGCTTCCACTTCGTGAAATTGTTCGCGTCGCTGCGCATCTGTTTGATAAGCTTGACGCGCGTTTCCTTCAACGATTGTATCTCACTCGCGAGGGTTTTAATCTTTTGATCCTGCTTCTCCTTCCCCTTGATCACTTTAGTCTGCTCCAGGCATTTGCGCGTTAATTCCgcgattttcttttccaatTCTTGCACCTTTTTACGTCGCACCTCGGCCAGTCTGCGGGAAGGACATTCGACGATCAGGCATTAACACGTGACAGCCGATCAGCATATTTCAATCACTTACTTCGAACTGACGTTGTGCGAGTATACCGCTTGCAAATGTTCCTCCTTCTCTGCGTGCAGCCTCTTGATTTCTTGTTCCATCTCCACCACGCTTCTCTGGCTCTCCGTGATGCTCTTCACGTACTCGGACATGAGACACTCCTTAAGCGCCAGCTCCTTGTTAATATTTTGAACCTCGTTATTCCGTTCCGCTTGCCGTAACGTgtgctcctcctccttcttgtCGAAGTAGTCCAGACCGTCCTCGACATTATTCAGTTCCTGTACGAGTACGTCCGTATCGTCGTCCGCGACAGGATTTTTCGGATCGTTGTCTTTGGAATTGGATATGTCGTGACGTAAAAGCTCCTCGCACGCCTTCCTCTCGTCCTTTTGGATATCTGCGTTACAAAATAAGCGTCAGAGCGGAAAACGTTCAAAATatttacacgcgcgcggaagAGAGGGTAAAAGCTTACCTAACATCTTTTCGTAtatcattttcaatttattacacTTGTCATCTCCGATCTCGGCGCAAGCCTCGGTGAAATCCTCCAGCACCTGCTTAAATTCGTCGAGTAACAGCGCCATGGCGGACCTGATCCTCTCGCGTGCCTGCTCGGCCATCTCCGCTCGCTCGTGCATAATAACGATCTCTACCAAGTTTGAATTCAGCTTCTCCGTCATGTCCCGCAATTTCGTCTGTAGCACGCTGTACTTCTCCTCGAGTACCTCGTGCTCCTTGGACGGCATCGTGCCGAGCTCCTGGTTCATGAGGGCCAGACGCAGCTCCTGCACCAATTTGTTCAGCCGATTGATCTCGGCCACCTTCGGGTCTTGATTCACGATCGGCTTATTCTTTATCTTGCGAGCGCGGTCTGCGTATCTCAGGGTGCTAAGGGTCTCGTCAAGATTGTAATCTACGAAGAGATGAAATCTCGTAATAAAGCTATCGGATAGCACATTTTCATATACGTATATGCGAGTACCAACCGGCTGGACTGACACAGGCAATCATCAGAGTCATCGAATTTCCACCCAAGGAATCCTGCAGCAGCCTCGTCAGCTTACTGTCCCTGTATCCGATGTAAGCCCCAGCGGCGCCATCGCCAAGCTGCGAGATCACGTTACCCAGAGCCAGCAATCCCTTATTTATATTCACGCCTTCCTTAAATCGCTCTCCGGTAGCTTGCGTCTTCTTGCTGCGTTCCGATCCGGCCAGATCAACTAGATGGAACTTTGCCACCGTTGCTGTACTCCTGCATAAATCAGATACATTATTCAGTCTGTCTTGTGTTATTTCCACAGAATTGAGCGATACGGAAGAGAAGTAATCGCAGAGATAAGAAATCGATCATCACTCACGGATCATTTTTCTTCTGCTGGCGTATACATATCGTGAATATCGCGTGGCTGCGGCTGCTGTGCGCGTTCATCGCAGTCGCTCCGGTTACGCGGCCCATGGAGCCCTGGCTCAGGCATTCCAGTGTTTCGTCAGCATTCGTAACTTCCTTCTCGGTGATGCCAAcgatttttatacttttcccATCTTCCCTGATCTCCACAGTGGATTGGCTCCGTTGTTTGTCGGACAGGAGATCGTACAGTTGTTCCTGATACAATTCCATGAACGAGGCTGCAACTTTGAAGTTCCAGTCTGCTTTAGATTCAATCGTGTCAAATATATCTTGTATGACTCTTGGAATAACacccttctctccctctcccacATAATTGGTACCCATAGAGTGTGTCTTGCCACTTCCAGTCTGTCCGTACGCCAATATTGTAACATTATATcctaagaaaaaaattacttgcTTTTAATTATCCGCAAATTCATTGCGCGCATGATACATCGGACTAAAATAACaggcaatattattttaatccatTCGTGCCTATTTATTCTGACATTATTTCAACACGAGGAAATACGAAGCATATTAACCttggaaaatattatgtacTAGTTGTTTTACTGCCGTGTCATAGAAATCTTCTTGCCCAATGTCAGGGGAAAAAACATAATTGTAGGTGAAGGCCTTGTCGCTATTGTGTATACGGACTTGCGGTTCTCCAGAAATCTTGTCCAAACACATCTGACATCCTTTCTCAATCTCACTTTCAACTAGTGGACGGATACGCAAAGCAACACGAACAGTATCATCGCACATCTGCAATAATGAGCATTATACTCTAAAATTAGTTAGGACTCCAAAGTTAGCAAAAGCATATAAGAGCCTGGCAGTACTGATACTATTACTATACACATCgttatctaatatttaattatgctcGATCATTTGGCATATGTTTATCCAACaattatggaaaatttattgtcTTTCCTAAAATAGAAGTCTGCaatttttagtaaattttCGTTATAAGAAAGGAGCACACCATCGTACAGCTCGTGATTCTTCGATATCcaattcttattattttgaagcatattaatttctttttgccAGAAAACCGTTTGTACTTACTTTTAACACAACTTCTCCGCAAGCACCTAGGAATTAGAAACACAATAAGCAAATGTTTATCGCGTAAATATCCACAAACCCCACAAGGAAACCGAGCTCTCCACGCAGAGAGACGTTAAATCCCAAATTTCAAATTCGTCAGTTCGTCACGAAGGAAAGAGAATACAGGATGACCAATCGTAAAATGGCGAGCGAAGGAAATCCCTAAAGCCTcgtgtccacgatgctagagATTGTTCTTGGCTAAAGAACCTCGAGTAAAGGGCGCAGTTCCATGGTGCGGAACGTGCGCAATGCGGAATTGGAGGAACGCTCTCGTGATTGGTTCGATCATTGTTACGTTCGTTCCGCCGATTTCTTTCCgcacattttcattttatcgcgGAATTACGTTACGTCTGTCGTGGAGTTAGCAATATGACATTTCGTGGAGGTCGAAGTAATGCTATTGCAATCAGAGAGGCATATTCGACATACTTTCAAGGTACTGGTGCGTTAAGTTACCAGTGGGAAAAGGCGttgcaaaatgatttttaatttgtctttgcaaaaaatatatggtAAATAGTATTGTCAGTAAATGGCTTCACAAGTCTCGAGTATAATGTTCTAGATTGTATTATCAGTGTAATCAGGAGCCGCATTTCAGGCGAAATAGATTCTCgaacaacatattttttaatgatgatTGGTTGGACGAatgttaataa from the Ooceraea biroi isolate clonal line C1 chromosome 13, Obir_v5.4, whole genome shotgun sequence genome contains:
- the LOC105286212 gene encoding 60S ribosomal protein L18a — protein: MKAKGDLKEYEVVGRKLPTEKEKTTPLYKMRIFAPDAIVAKSRFWYFLRQLKKFKKSTGEIVSLKQIPEKTPMKIKNFGIWLRYDSRSGTHNMYREYRDLSVSGAVTQCYRDMGARHRARAHSIQIIKVEIVKAVNCRRPQVKQFHDSKIKFPLPKRIHHRNRMPLFSVRKPRTYFL
- the LOC105286211 gene encoding chromosome-associated kinesin KIF4 isoform X2, with product MCDDTVRVALRIRPLVESEIEKGCQMCLDKISGEPQVRIHNSDKAFTYNYVFSPDIGQEDFYDTAVKQLVHNIFQGYNVTILAYGQTGSGKTHSMGTNYVGEGEKGVIPRVIQDIFDTIESKADWNFKVAASFMELYQEQLYDLLSDKQRSQSTVEIREDGKSIKIVGITEKEVTNADETLECLSQGSMGRVTGATAMNAHSSRSHAIFTICIRQQKKNDPSTATVAKFHLVDLAGSERSKKTQATGERFKEGVNINKGLLALGNVISQLGDGAAGAYIGYRDSKLTRLLQDSLGGNSMTLMIACVSPADYNLDETLSTLRYADRARKIKNKPIVNQDPKVAEINRLNKLVQELRLALMNQELGTMPSKEHEVLEEKYSVLQTKLRDMTEKLNSNLVEIVIMHERAEMAEQARERIRSAMALLLDEFKQVLEDFTEACAEIGDDKCNKLKMIYEKMLDIQKDERKACEELLRHDISNSKDNDPKNPVADDDTDVLVQELNNVEDGLDYFDKKEEEHTLRQAERNNEVQNINKELALKECLMSEYVKSITESQRSVVEMEQEIKRLHAEKEEHLQAVYSHNVSSKLAEVRRKKVQELEKKIAELTRKCLEQTKVIKGKEKQDQKIKTLASEIQSLKETRVKLIKQMRSDANNFTKWKQSKEKEINRLRMQDRKRDFEMVRMKIQHNKQQNVFKRKMEEAFAVNKRLKGALEMQKKAQQRQERKANDKEQIKTWVAQELEVLMATIEADHSLERLMQDRACLVHQLEQLKEHGPNEEELATINEFLELRNAQIADLQQKILESDQENRANTRWNVIHSVADARMAFETAFRLIAQERKQQCYKYNALKEKYQNLEIQLEECQKKEKENKTSSQNVSGASSSDAEMSIKSNKQVLTEKNSSNENVSLPKKRKTKNETIFLEDAYPVHEDSLTIEDDIDKDPDWKKTPLYNRIQKLQNKSKLSVQRLTFKIEPNEIKCACKTKCATRMCSCRKNGITCNNCNCNPEQCQNKDKENLRTALFTDTLDNRTASD
- the LOC105286211 gene encoding chromosome-associated kinesin KIF4 isoform X1, coding for MCDDTVRVALRIRPLVESEIEKGCQMCLDKISGEPQVRIHNSDKAFTYNYVFSPDIGQEDFYDTAVKQLVHNIFQGYNVTILAYGQTGSGKTHSMGTNYVGEGEKGVIPRVIQDIFDTIESKADWNFKVAASFMELYQEQLYDLLSDKQRSQSTVEIREDGKSIKIVGITEKEVTNADETLECLSQGSMGRVTGATAMNAHSSRSHAIFTICIRQQKKNDPSTATVAKFHLVDLAGSERSKKTQATGERFKEGVNINKGLLALGNVISQLGDGAAGAYIGYRDSKLTRLLQDSLGGNSMTLMIACVSPADYNLDETLSTLRYADRARKIKNKPIVNQDPKVAEINRLNKLVQELRLALMNQELGTMPSKEHEVLEEKYSVLQTKLRDMTEKLNSNLVEIVIMHERAEMAEQARERIRSAMALLLDEFKQVLEDFTEACAEIGDDKCNKLKMIYEKMLDIQKDERKACEELLRHDISNSKDNDPKNPVADDDTDVLVQELNNVEDGLDYFDKKEEEHTLRQAERNNEVQNINKELALKECLMSEYVKSITESQRSVVEMEQEIKRLHAEKEEHLQAVYSHNVSSKLAEVRRKKVQELEKKIAELTRKCLEQTKVIKGKEKQDQKIKTLASEIQSLKETRVKLIKQMRSDANNFTKWKQSKEKEINRLRMQDRKRDFEMVRMKIQHNKQQNVFKRKMEEAFAVNKRLKGALEMQKKAQQRQERKANDKEQIKTWVAQELEVLMATIEADHSLERLMQDRACLVHQLEQLKEHGPNEEELATINEFLELRNAQIADLQQKILESDQENRANTRWNVIHSVADARMAFETAFRLIAQERKQQCYKYNALKEKYQNLEIQLEECQKKEKENKTSSQNVSGASSSDAEMSIKSNKQVLTEKNSSNENVSLPKKRKTKNETIFLEDAYPVHEDSLTIEDDIDKDPDWKKTPLYNRIQKLQNKSKLSVQRLTFKIEPNEIKCACKTKCATRMCSCRKNGITCNNCNCNPEQCQNKDKENVSYHESHHINARYVLNVLISFPVAYCIIYGHLG